TTAATATTTCCACCATAACTTAATTGCATAAAACATTCATTTGCAATATCTTCAAGTATTTTAAAATTAATATCTCTATTTTCTTTTGATGCAAAAATATCCAAAAACATTAATTCATCAACTTCTAGTTCATTAAATATTCTAACAGTGTTAACAGGGTCACCAATATAATTATATTCTTTAAACTTTACTGTCTTTACAAGACTTTCATTTTTTAATAATAAACAAGGAATTA
Above is a window of Arcobacter sp. CECT 8986 DNA encoding:
- a CDS encoding HisA/HisF-related TIM barrel protein, which translates into the protein MLRTRLIPCLLLKNESLVKTVKFKEYNYIGDPVNTVRIFNELEVDELMFLDIFASKENRDINFKILEDIANECFMQLSYGGNI